A portion of the Macaca nemestrina isolate mMacNem1 chromosome 19, mMacNem.hap1, whole genome shotgun sequence genome contains these proteins:
- the LOC105489435 gene encoding uncharacterized protein: protein MARLPGIGRWRGESALPPLLVRGRAGPVAFPGGPESSSAPAPRRPGQAAPPQCRAAARAGRTASSSRAAPRRGASLAGRLAPLTRSHPLGGRGAEGRAGRASRGEQEGANAGSATRAAPLPQQRRRPGPCCCCQLVENTLSMRARGPHPGNFRVWPFFPAAFLSPGCRRLPPQVTARVALRRRLQGSASRGAALNPGLGLGLGLRAGRGEGLLEGVVAGKIGISWQKSSQGARESSA, encoded by the coding sequence atGGCGCGGTTACCTGGGATCGGGCGGTGGCGAGGGGAGTCCGCTCTCCCGCCGCTGCTGGTCCGCGGACGCGCCGGGCCCGTCGCTTTCCCCGGCGGCCCGGAGAGCTCCTCGGCCCCCGCCCCGAGGCGTCCCGGCCAGGCCGCCCCTCCTCAGTGCCGCGCCGCTGCCCGCGCGGGCCGGACCGCCTCGAGCTCCCGGGCCGCCCCGCGGCGGGGGGCCTCTCTCGCTGGGCGCCTGGCTCCCCTCACCCGCTCCCACCCCCTGGGCGGCCGCGGAGCCGAGGGGAGGGCGGGAAGGGCCTCCCGAGGAGAGCAGGAGGGCGCGAACGCAGGCTCCGCCACCCGAGCCGCTCCGTTACCGCAGCAGCGACGACGACCAGGGCCGTGTTGTTGCTGCCAACTTGTCGAGAACACACTGAGCATGCGCGCGCGGGgaccacatccgggtaatttcaGGGTTTGGCCCTTTTTCCCCGCAGCTTTCCTTTCTCCCGGCTGTCGCCGCCTCCCGCCCCAAGTGACGGCGAGAGTCGCTCTGCGCAGGCGCCTGCAGGGCAGCGCCAGCCGAGGGGCGGCTCTGAATCccggcctgggcctgggcctgggcctccGCGCGGGCAGAGGCGAAGGCCTGCTTGAGGGAGTGGTCGCCGGGAAAATTGGCATCTCTTGGCAAAAAAGTTCCCAAGGAGCGCGGGAGAGCTCGGCGTAG